GTGTTTTTCTCTTTTTTGTCATCAAAACCCAACTGAATTGCTGTGTAACCATCTTTCTCAATAGTCTTTACTTGGGTTACAACACATGGACCGGCCTCAATCACAGTGCATGGAATACTTTTTCCCTCGGCACTGAATACGGAAGTCATTCCGACTTTTTTTCCAATTAAACCTGGCATCTCTTTTTTTCTCTTTTTAAAAATAGGTTTTCAATCTCTTAATAACGACATAGGTTTTCGCCGTTATCAAACTTTAATCTCTACTTCAACACCACTCGGTAATTCAAGTTTCATCAAGGCGTCAATCGTACCTGCAGTTGAACTGTAGATGTCGATTAATCTTTTGAACGTGCATACCAAGAATTGCTCGCGGCTCTTTTTGTTCACGAACGTAGAGCGGTTTACAGTAAAAATTCCCTTGTGAGTAGGAAGTGGAATCGGACCACTAACCACTGCTCCGGTAGCCTTCACTGTCTTTACAATCTTCTCTGCAGACTTGTCAACCAAGTTGTGATCGTAAGATTTCAACTTAATTCTGATTTTTTGGCTCATGTTTTTAATTATGATTTATGATTTAAGATTTACGATTCTCGATCACTCTCGAATCGTAAATCAGCAATCTAAAATTCTTATAATAGTTCT
The window above is part of the Butyricimonas paravirosa genome. Proteins encoded here:
- the rpsJ gene encoding 30S ribosomal protein S10; the encoded protein is MSQKIRIKLKSYDHNLVDKSAEKIVKTVKATGAVVSGPIPLPTHKGIFTVNRSTFVNKKSREQFLVCTFKRLIDIYSSTAGTIDALMKLELPSGVEVEIKV